A stretch of DNA from Bactrocera neohumeralis isolate Rockhampton chromosome 6, APGP_CSIRO_Bneo_wtdbg2-racon-allhic-juicebox.fasta_v2, whole genome shotgun sequence:
TGCGGGGAGGGAGATATGAATAtccccgcggtaaggcatgcctgtcgtaggaggcgactaaaatccaaatgcactatGTTTGACATTCACATGTCTGGTTTATTGAATGTCGGCATAGTCAGAGATGTCAGAAAAGTGCTATGTATATTGAGATGCTATCATATTCTTTAAATGGGTttgcgattatataacaaacactTAATGGATTTGACGGTTCTTAAGAGCTCCTCGGAGTTCTTAGGAGCTCGACTGGCAGTAGCGCGAgctacaggtcacaccaaagaccaaaacatggtaccacggggagcagtttgcccttggagttcgctccaatctgctcattgggtcttggccctttggggagattcgtggtggctgtggtttaaacctaaatgcaggaagggcaATAGTCCAATGTgaagtcgcactgcggccgggtgccggacccagagtacggcagaggttttagatgggcctcgagcccgaccaaggtggctagggtgtttcctttggttttcacccgaaccgattggaaccaaaatgtatgtgtgtggggcggcactcataccttggtttcttccagagtgtagtgttgtgcatgcacttacactttggggcgctgatcaacgcattaatttgatctatgtgctactagcaatagatagcgccgtggatttgagccttcGTAGGCAGATACCAACGTAAAACACATTGacagttgtcaacagtgacgtgagagccaagtcgcgagtgcgacgactgtttgtttgatgacaggagatatttcgttttgccctcgttcactaccagacccattttctgtgcttccttgtccagcctggagaaagcagaactaacggcccGGGtgctgaggccgatgatatcaatatcgtcggcatacgccacagctgtacgctcttatagaagatggtaccttctctgtttagttctgcagctcgaactattttctctagaagcaggttgaagaaatcgcacgatagggagtcgccttgtctgaaacctcgtttggtatcgaacggctcggagaggtccttcccgatcctgacggagcttttcgtgttgcccaacgtcagcttacacagccgtattagttttgcggggataccaaattcagacatcgcggcataaaggcagctccttttcgtgctgtcgaaagcagctttgaaatagacgaagaggtggtgtgtgtcgattctcctttcacgggtcttttccaagatttggcgcatggtgaatatctggtcggttgttgattttccaggtctgaagctacactgataaggtccaatcagtttgttgacggtgggctttaatctttcacacaatacgctcgatagaaccttatatgcgatgttgaggaggctaatcccacggtagttggcgcagattgtggggtctcctttcttatggattgggcatagcacacttaaattccaatcgttgggcattctttcgtccgaccatattttacaaagaagctgatgcatgctccctattagttcttcgccgccgtgtttgaatagctcagccggcagtccgtcggcccctgccgctttgttgttcttcaggcgggcaattgctattcgaacttcttcatggtcgggcaatggaacgtctgcttcattgtcatcgattagggaatcgggttcgccttctcctggcgttatgcgttcactgccattcagcaggctggagaagtgtttcctccataatttaagtatgttctgggcatcagtgactagatcacctttgagggttctacaagagtatgctccggtcttgaaaccttctgtaagccgccgcattttttcgtagaattttcgagcattacccctgtcggccagcttatcaagctcttcgtactcacgcatttcggcctctttctttttctgtctgcaaatgcgtctcgcttcctctttcaactctcggtatctatcccatcccgcacgtgtagtggtcgatcgtaacgttgcgaggtaggcagcctgttttctctccgctgcgacacggcactcctcgtcgtaccagctgttcttttgctctttccgaaaaccaatggtttcggttgcagctgtacgtaaggaatttgaaatgccgtcccacagtttccttataccgagttgttgactagtgctctcagagagcaggagtgcaagccgagcaTAATACATacacttttacaaaaacaaataaggaagcgCTATGTTCGGGTGTAATCAAGCATGGGAGTTTGCATCAAGCTTTTTGATTGTTCGGATAGTAGAatataatttcacatatttttggcattatACTGAAGTATGTTCAATATTATaggttcagttaattttgtaaCATTAACCCTTAAAAGCCTGATAACTACGACtcattcaaaattttgataTGTATTGTAATTGTCGGTTACAAATAACATTTGTTCCAAGATTTTGCTCTTCAAAGATGaatcaaaataatgaaatattggctatattttaaattttttgtattaaaaagggaagaatgtcacgcaagccaccaatgaaatttgtgaagtttatggagacgatgctgtatcacttcgtgtagcacaacaatggttcgctcgctccCGTTCAGGAAATTTCAATTTGCACTGATGAAAGTTAACCTGATGGAataaagtggtcgaccaaaagtacatatttgtttatttatttattagtataaatataaaaaattaagtttaagtttgattagaagtacgaaaagactttttcgactacacaatatttttataaaaatccatatattattgaaatttgtattaagttattagtaaaatgaagaataaaatgAGGTGGTATGGAAATCCAGACAATAATTTTGCTATGCAGATAAACAAAGAGATATACCACACTTTATGCAATAAATTGCATACGTGATGAGCAATTAGGATGTTTGCATCTTGATTTTCTATCATTTATAAACTTTGGAAAATGTCCACTAATTTCTAACCTTTTCACTTTTGATCAAGACTTCGGCAATTTCGCAAATAAATTCGTGGAAGTTCATGTTAAGGTTTGTTTTCGCTGTTACAGAGTAAAGACGTTTATAGAGGGGCAAAGAAATAGtcaaacaaatgaaatatttatcgGCTGGTCCATTTGTAGAATCTAATGATGAATCCATAAAATCCGCACCGTCCATGTACTttttatattcgaaaaaatacagttattgACGAAAGTTCGGTTCATTTTGAAGTGGATAGTCTTCGTTCCCCGAGTAAATTTCAAAATGGTAACAAAAGTCTAAATCATTGCTCGTCAAGAATAATTTGAAGCCGCAAagcattataaaaattattaatttcgttGAGCAATTTTGTTTGTCAACGCAAAGCCATTCTCTTGCGGGagcattattgaaatttttgttaagtgCTTTAATCCATTGCCGTATTTTGAACAGACGATCAACGACATTTGCTGACAAGGATTGATTCGATATCTGATCATGAGTTGTTGTGGTTCATTGCGCGCCCTCCTGATGCTTAGTATTACGACAAAGAGGCATTTCGTTATTGCTCTTGATGTGCAAAAATTTTCTTATGACAATTTCGTGTCATAGTTGCTCTGATACGAAGACTAACATATGTAATTACCCTAATATATACGCATATTTGGATATTGGATTACTGACATGAGATGGTTAATAcgcataatattttatttttcggaaTTCTAAATTGTATAATTTCAGTCTaccgaaaaaatataatttccaaCGATTTTTTATGCCTCTATACTTGAAATGTTAACTACGGGGTAAGTTTTGAGCACTGAAGGTGAacgattaaaatatttattaggtaTAAGCTGaaccgatttagccatgtccgtctgtctgtcctaagtttttgagatatcgatctgaaatttggcCCTTacccttttctccccaagaagctgttcatttttTCGCAGATATCTTACCCTTATAGCATATTTGCTttcaaactaaccgatcaaaatcaagaccttgtaaaactttcttatttaacAAGTTATCTTCACGGAATTTGGCGTacgttattttctaaggtaaagGAATTTACATAAGTAGATGAAGATGTATTGCCGTTGCCCTCATGTTAGATGACAGCTCGAGTTTCAATCAGTTTGTAGTGCCAGATTTACATTCGTTATTACCTTGTATAAATGTAATggtgtgaaataaaaatatatcgttTATCAAAAGAGTATTATAGCGACAAGCTCCCACTTTATTGTTTATTAGAACGTAATTAGGTAATCATCTCCTTATAATTAAATTGTACTACAATTTTAACTAACTTTTTAGTTGGTATTCATATTTATAGATaggtattgtatttatttatagaacatttgcatatttttggttaatataAGCTTTGGTGTGATAATTATGAGTACGAATCGAGGCAGCCAGAGTTTGAACAAGATGCTTATCCCTTTTGCTTGAACATGTGTATGAGTCAAGGTCGCGTCCACTGTTGATGAGgcaaaaaaagccaaaaaatatattgaaaataactaCGTCTAACAGCTGTCTACACTAGTTAGCTGATTTCAATCTCTTACCTAGCGTTGCTTGTTCTGAGCACGCGTTCAGCCCAAGTTTGTGCGCGCGGTATTTCCCTTGAAACGCCAACCTGCTTCTTATCCAAGTAATCAATTACGTCATCATAGTAGTTTGTTCTGTAGTTGTACATGTATTTATACTGCAAGAATTGTGGTCTGAAAAATAAATGgtaaataaatgtttgcatGTCGAAGTACGAAATGCAAATTTAAAGCAGCAcaacaaaattcataaaaacaaatgttaATACTTGTTCAACTTACCTCACCCAGTGACGATATAGTTGCACGGGCTTTCGGTACCCATCGTCTTCtggcggcggtggtggcggtGCCAATTCTTCTTCGGCGGCAGCTGCTTCAGTTTCGCCTCCTGTTGGGGCGCTCTCACCACCACCCGCGGCAGGGGCAGCACCTGCATCTGCGGCAggggcagcggcagcggcaggaGCAGGGGCAGCGGCTGGCTCACTATCACCCTCATCGAAACCCCATGGATCCTCCTCATCAGCCATTATACGAGTTTACTTGAAAGATAGTTAAGAAAAGAGGAAGCAACTACTCGAATTATTTTAAGATTCAGTAGTGAAAAGTTTAGCTAAAAGTGCAATTGGTTGgtttttcgaattttatttttattattttctaagtaaACGGCGCTGACTTAAGTCTAACAACAGAAATAAAATATCTAGTAAATGAAACTGCTTTGACTGCGCTAACTACTCTGGTTATAGTCGTTTTTATCCTTTTCTTTTATGAACGCTAACTATAATGCCaaataatgaatgaataaattttaaaccatCCCACCTTCTTTAcccctatatatatatatatatacatatgaatatatactatttaattattatattatataaaaaagaagcGCAACACATATGAACGTTACACTGTGTGGAAAGTGATAAATTGTCCGATGAAGAGGTACACCAAAGTCAGAATACTACAACCGAAATGTTAGAAGTGACGATATCATAAagataaaaagtattatttcaaatttaaaatataatatgaatatatttttgtctgAATTAAGTAATTATGAGCAATGAAGATGCTCTATTAACACAAtatcgatttaattttattcagatTTGTATTTTACTTAAGCGATATGAGAATGTATTAAACAATGTTTAGGGGTAAAtggtttcttaatttttttaatgtgtacGATTTATAAAAAGAGCGACAGGCACCCCTCATAGTTTCCACTCATTATAGTTAGCAATAAGcaatttttactttcaatttt
This window harbors:
- the LOC126762375 gene encoding flightin; the encoded protein is MADEEDPWGFDEGDSEPAAAPAPAAAAAPAADAGAAPAAGGGESAPTGGETEAAAAEEELAPPPPPPEDDGYRKPVQLYRHWVRPQFLQYKYMYNYRTNYYDDVIDYLDKKQVGVSREIPRAQTWAERVLRTSNASGRDLDSYTCSSKRDKHLVQTLAASIRTHNYHTKAYINQKYANVL